In Candidatus Dormiibacterota bacterium, the genomic stretch GCGTCCTCGCCGACCTCGCCGTCGATGCGCGGGGTCAGGGCGTCGAGCATGATCCGGTTGGCCTCGAGGATGTCGTCGAGCCGGCCGGTGTCCTTCCACCAGCCCTCGATCACCTGAGCGGTGACGCGGCGGCTGCCGTCGGAGATCATCCGCTGGATCGCGTCGGTGATCTCCAGCTCGCCGCGGGCGCTGGGCTCGATGGCGTCGATGGCCTCGAAGATCGACGGGGCGAACATGTAGACGCCCACCAGGGCGAGGTCGGAGGGGGGCACCGCCGGCTTCTCCACCAGCCGCACCACCCGGTCGCCGTCGACCTCGGCCACCCCGAAGCGCTGCGGCTCGGGCACCCGGGCGAGCAGGATCATCACGTCGGGCGCCCCGCTCCGGAAGTCGTCGACGAACCGGGTGATGCCGTCGGCGATGAGGTTGTCGCCCAGGTAGACGACGAAGCGGTCGCCGCCGGTGAACCCGCGGGCGATGCCGATCGCGTGGGCCAGCCCCAGCGGCGCCTCCTGGTCGATGTAGCGGACCGTCACCCCCA encodes the following:
- a CDS encoding glucose-1-phosphate thymidylyltransferase, which gives rise to MKGLILSGGRGTRLRPITHTSAKQLLPVANRPILFYAIDALRDAGITDIGIIVGHTGDEIREAVGDGSRLGVTVRYIDQEAPLGLAHAIGIARGFTGGDRFVVYLGDNLIADGITRFVDDFRSGAPDVMILLARVPEPQRFGVAEVDGDRVVRLVEKPAVPPSDLALVGVYMFAPSIFEAIDAIEPSARGELEITDAIQRMISDGSRRVTAQVIEGWWKDTGRLDDILEANRIMLDALTPRIDGEVGEDA